The following proteins are encoded in a genomic region of Sparus aurata chromosome 23, fSpaAur1.1, whole genome shotgun sequence:
- the LOC115575107 gene encoding zinc finger protein 629 → MSAVFSFQTQLVSIMDALSKTAVMEISKLVEIESKMLKIEITRGRNEIASLTEKLQLMEKLLYIAQGSRQDAAAAACSAARDGSEDALLEPDRTRPAMKSESPWESITSSTERSSLHPGAERAAADLPNPPKEQPELIVVKEEPSEFDSGDAGQERTSENRRESLTDTQKSPELMQRLKPVTERQQPLFPDSFVILSTQSSLAGPGRRETQWNPQLTPTHTNLDAGKGLAQNVASQSLSVLRNMKLHNLRNSAAKRFGCLQCGKSFRCFSQLEIHQRSHTGEKPFRCTLCGKRYAQKGHLYTHQRTHTGEKPYRCPICGKGFIQKCTLDMHQRTHTGEKPYVCIKCGKGFTKNCNLKKHLAVHLDPGLNMYVSESNAPTFSGTFINGTT, encoded by the exons ATGTCGGCGGTCTTCTCCTTCCAGACGCAGCTCGTCTCCATCATGGACGCGTTGTCCAAAACAGCTGTAATGGAAATAAGCAAACTGGTGGAGATCGAGTCGAAGATGCTGAAAATAGAGATAACTCGCGGGCGGAACGAAATCGCCTCGCTCACAGAGAAACTGCAGCTGATGGAGAAATTGCTGTACATCGCGCAGGGCAGCAGGCAGGACGCAGCTGCGGCAGCGTGCTCAGCGGCGAGGGACGGTTCAGAGGACGCACTGCTGGAGCCTGACAGGACGAGACCTGCCATGAAAAG TGAGAGCCCATGGGAGAGCATAACTTCGTCCACTGAGAGGAGCAGTTTGCATCCAGGTGCAGAGCGTGCAGCAGCTGAC CTCCCGAATCCACCAAAAGAGCAGCCTGAACTGATTGTTGTAAAGGAAGAGCCGTCAGAGTTTGACAGTGGAGACGCCGGACAAGAAAGGACAAGTGAAAACA GAAGGGAATCGCTCACAGACACCCAGAAGAGTCCAGAACTGATGCAGCGTCTCAAACCCGTCACAGAGCGTCAGCAGCCTCTGTTTCCTGACAGCTTTGTGATCCTGAGCACCCAGTCGTCTCTCGCTGGACCGGGGAGGAGAGAAACGCAGTGGAATCCGCAGCTCACACCGACACACACGAACCTAGACGCCGGGAAAGGCTTGGCACAAAACGTCGCCTCCCAAAGCTTAAGTGTGCTCAGGAATATGAAGCTGCACAACTTGAGGAACTCGGCTGCTAAGAGGTTTGGCTGCTTGCAGTGTGGCAAGAGCTTCAGATGCTTTAGCCAGCTTGAAATACACCAAAGaagtcacacaggagagaaaccgttcagatGCACACTTTGCGGAAAGAGATACGCACAAAAAGGGCATCTGTACACACACCAGCGCACACACACCGGGGAGAAGCCATACCGCTGTCCTATTTGTGGAAAGGGCTTCATCCAGAAATGCACTCTCGATATGCATCAGCGCACACACACCGGAGAAAAACCTTATGTTTGTATCAAATGTGGCAAGGGTTTTACAAAGAACTGTAATCTGAAAAAACACCTCGCAGTGCATCTAGATCCTGGTCTGAACATGTATGTTAGTGAATCTAACGCACCGACGTTCAGTGGTACGTTCATAAATGGAACCACTTAA
- the pgls gene encoding 6-phosphogluconolactonase, whose product MAARRVVVFPSSAELGPVLAQLVTSRAEKAITGRGRFTLGLSGGSLVSMLSKELLALPDPDCSKWVVGFCDERLVPFDDPESTYGLYKSHLFSKVNIPDSGILTINSSLPVNECAEDYTRKLKEVFPDDDFPVFDLLLLGMGPDGHTCSLFPEHPLLEETEKIVAPISDSPKPPPQRVTMTLPVVNSARCVAFVSTGGSKAPVLKEVLEGREGPAFPAARVVPTNGELFWLVDDPAAASLTIQVERPGSGAKL is encoded by the exons ATGGCTGCCAGACGAGTGGTTGTCTTCCCCTCCTCAGCAGAGCTTGGACCGGTGCTGGCCCAGCTGGTGACATCTCGGGCAGAGAAGGCCATCACCGGTCGTGGCAGGTTCACCCTGGGGCTCTCTGGAGGAAGTCTTGTGTCCATGCTCAGCAAAGAGCTGCTCGCCCTGCCAGACCCGGACTGCAGCAAGTGGGTGGTTGGTTTCTGTGATGAGCGACTGGTTCCTTTTGATGATCCTGAGAGCACTTATGGGCTCTACAag AGTCATTTGTTTTCCAAGGTTAACATCCCGGACAGTGGGATCTTAACCATCAACTCGTCTCTGCCAGTAAATGAGTGTGCTGAGGACTATACGCGTAAACTAAAGGAG GTCTTCCCTGATGACGATTTCCCTGTGTTTGACCTGTTACTGCTGGGTATGGGCCCTGATGGACACACCTGTTCCCTCTTCCCAGAGCACCCACTTCTGGAG GAAACCGAGAAGATTGTGGCCCCGATCAGCGACTCTCCCAAACCACCGCCACAGCGCGTAACTATGACTCTCCCAGTGGTGAACTCTGCACGATGTGTGGCTTTTGTGTCAACAGGAGGAAGCAAAGCACCCGTTCTGAAG GAAGTGCTGGAGGGTAGAGAGGGTCCGGCTTTCCCAGCGGCACGTGTGGTCCCGACGAACGGCGAGCTGTTCTGGCTTGTTGATGACCCTGCAGCCGCCTCCTTAACCATCCAGGTCGAGAGGCCAGGCTCCGGGGCCAAACTCTAG
- the LOC115576033 gene encoding zinc finger and SCAN domain-containing protein 21-like, whose translation MLQPAAVMASRLTFHSQLSSIMETMARTVLSQVCKLVDEDSTELRLELSRLLAANSSLAERVNSLEGELTAARGDAPKFGESYRSVGVQTVCHSDGEAPVSVSPTIEGIFGKDWCMDLWKDRDPYSLERVPASPQSSEKSVATLTGQITVTEIKDSGFVEDVASSCPPETLSTEEHEEILAEEPEQLSVGYSADGSDCSLSFDQEGEQVASAGGVEEPSMQLISISDAEQAFSTHIIPIEEDDDDDDDDDDDVQFVQESQQEPATNPAGGPSHSEQQTLPPDVPENSSGPEDSHDVCDVFNAQPTRDPKRDKFVCQICSRAFFHKGTLTHHMKSHKSNFCSICKQHFPHRYKLNSHTCVAPVPSQRVAKSCHLCGKSFANPSALRIHYVVHTGEKPYRCSLCGKGFTQKGNLKCHVRIHTGERPFRCVRCGKTFTQKVNLNHHLMAHRNREVVGEKLITMRLK comes from the exons ATGTTACAGCCCGCAGCAGTGATGGCGAGCCGCCTCACTTTTCACTCTCAGCTCTCCTCCATCATGGAGACGATGGCCAGGACCGTCCTGAGTCAGGTCTGCAAACTGGTGGACGAGGACTCGACTGAGCTCCGGTTGGAGTTGTCTCGGCTCCTGGCGGCCAATTCGTCCCTGGCGGAGAGAGTGAACAGCCTGGAGGGCGAGCTGACGGCTGCGAGAGGCGACGCCCCCAAGTTCGGTGAAAGTTATCGCAGCGTGGGCGTCCAGACTGTCTGCCACAGCGACGGGGAGGCTCCCG TGTCGGTGTCTCCCACCATCGAGGGGATTTTTGGGAAAGACTGGTGCATGGATCTGTGGAAGGACAGAGACCCATACAGCCTGGAGAGAGTCCCAGCCTCCCCGCAGTCCTCTGAGAAA TCTGTGGCGACGCTGACTGGCCAAATTACTGTGACCGAGATAAAAGACAGCGGTTTTGTGGAGGACGTTGCCAGCAGCTGCCCGCCGGAAACACTTAGCACTGAAG AACATGAAGAAATCCTGGCTGAGGAACCGGAGCAGCTGTCCGTTGGGTACTCGGCAGATGGGAGCGACTGCAGCCTGTCATTCGATCAGGAGGGAGAACAGGTTGCGTCTGCAGGTGGTGTTGAAGAACCGTCCATGCAGCTGATATCCATCAGTGATGCAGAGCAGGCCTTCAGCACTCATATTATTCCGATTGAAGAGgatgacgacgacgatgatgatgatgatgatgatgtacaGTTCGTTCAAGAAAGTCAACAGGAGCCAGCGACGAATCCTGCAGGTGGGCCCAGCCACAGTGAGCAGCAAACGTTACCTCCTGACGTCCCTGAAAACAGCTCTGGCCCGGAGGATTCGCATGATGTGTGTGACGTGTTTAACGCTCAACCCACCAGAGATCCAAAGAGAGACAAATTCGTTTGTCAAATATGTAGCAGGGCGTTTTTCCACAAGGGCACTTTAACACACCACATGAAGTCGCACAAGTCAAACTTCTGCAGTATCTGTAAGCAGCATTTCCCCCACAGGTACAAGTTGAACTCGCACACCTGCGTGGCTCCGGTTCCCTCTCAGAGAGTCGCCAAGTCATGTCACTTGTGCGGAAAGTCCTTTGCAAACCCGTCGGCCCTGAGGATTCACTATGTCGTGCACACGGGAGAGAAACCCTACAGGTGCAGCTTGTGTGGGAAAGGGTTCACCCAGAAAGGGAATCTGAAATGTCACGTACGAATCCACACGGGAGAGAGGCCGTTCCGCTGCGTCCGATGCGGGAAGACCTTCACACAGAAGGTCAACCTCAACCATCATTTAATGGCTCACAGAAATCGTGAGGTCGTGGGAGAAAAGCTCATTACTATGAGACTGAAATGA
- the LOC115576353 gene encoding zinc finger protein 846-like: MMCDTTNRSFRTQLAAILDKLTKAAVVEIGNLADECSSVLHTEISLHKTENEALKKRCYSLEVQLRAAREAHTYPPHVNSVSRRHLAEPQLPPPAIDGVFGKDWCMDLWREDKLPPQTKDTVDPAAMTSMGAQAINLLGREPDLIYVKEEIYDDHPIGQHMRLTDDRKVVGLFEEDGMLQGSVDELQLHSGELNNFTMTADGQTHLRSQTTIMDKLIEDATMSALVDNTIPPPAISEYSDYTNNIHMNATKELTMQPKPLKPMKRFECLFCGKIFNYLSSLKVHIRRHSGEKPFSCSVCGKRFAQKTYLKLHQRVHSGEKPYSCPDCGKSFSQKSSLNIHLRTHTGEKPYSCVDCGKCYAYKYGLNHHQCFN; encoded by the exons ATGATGTGCGACACCACGAACCGAAGTTTCCGGACGCAGTTAGCCGCCATCCTGGACAAGCTAACGAAGGCGGCCGTGGTGGAAATAGGCAACCTGGCTGATGAATGCTCCTCCGTCCTTCACACCGAGATATCGCTGCACAAGACGGAGAACGAGGCGCTGAAGAAGCGGTGTTACTCACTGGAGGTCCAGCTGAGGGCGGCGAGGGAGGCACACACCTACCCCCCGCATGTCAACAGCGTCAGCCGGCGACACCTTGCAG AACCgcagctgcctcctccagcCATTGATGGAGTGTTTGGAAAGGACTGGTGCATGGATCTGTGGAGGGAAGACAAACTCCCACCTCAAACTAAAGACACAGTGGATCCTGCTGCTATGACGAGCATGGGAGCGCAA GCAATCAATCTATTGGGGAGAGAACCTGATCTCATCTATGTCAAAGAGGAGATATATGATGATCATCCCATTGGTCAACATATGAGGCTCACAGATGACAGAAAAG TTGTTGGATTGTTTGAGGAGGACGGCATGCTTCAGGGATCTGTTGAcgagctgcagcttcactcaGGGGAATTAAACAACTTCACAATGACGGCAGACGGTCAAACACATCTACGTTCACAGACGACAATTATGGACAAGTTAATAGAGGATGCAACGATGAGCGCTCTGGTCGACAACACAATTCCTCCTCCGGCCATCAGCGAGTACTCCGACTACACGAACAATATCCACATGAACGCAACCAAAGAACTCACCATGCAGCCAAAACCCTTGAAGCCCATGAAACGGTTCGAGTGCTTATTCTGTGGGAAGATATTCAACTATTTGAGCAGCTTAAAAGTCCACATCAGGCGACACTCCGGTGAGAAGCCTTTCAGCTGCTCAGTTTGCGGGAAGCGCTTTGCGCAGAAGACGTACTTGAAACTGCACCAGCGTGTGCACTCTGGAGAGAAGCCTTACAGCTGTCCAGACTGTGGCAAAAGTTTCTCCCAGAAAAGCTCTCTGAACATACACCTCCGCACACACACTGGTGAAAAGCCTTACAGCTGTGTGGACTGTGGGAAATGTTATGCATACAAGTATGGTTTAAATCACCACCAGTGTTTCAACTGA